The genomic window AAAGGAAAAGATATGTCTGACCATCCGGTCGTCAAAACGATGTTTGCGAAAGAAAATGGTACTTACGAATATGAACAAGACGGCGAAAAACGATTGTTATATTTCCATACGATTCCGAAGTTAAATTGGAAAGTCGGTGCGGTATATAAGGAAAAAGATTTATTAGCGACGTTAACGACTATTGGGAAAACGTCATGGACAGTTGTTGTCATCGCAACGATTCTCGCCTCGCTTCTTATTTATGCCGTATCGCGTTCGATCGTGAGACCAATTATTCAGCTTAATGAGCGCGTGCAACAAGTGGCGACAGGCGATTTAACGGTGCATGTCGAGCCGAAAGGGAACGATGAAATTGCTCAGCTGACAAGCCACTTTAACGACATGGTGGCGCATATGCGCTCATTAATTGGCGAAGTCGATCGTTCCGTTGCAGAACTTGGTAGTGCGGCAGACCATTTAAGCGCCGTCTCCGAAGAAACGATGGCAACGAGCGAACAAGTGACAACGGCGGTCACCGATATCGCAAAAGGAGTATCAGAACAAGCGAGCAATTTAGATGCGATGAACGACCGCATGAACGACTTATCTGAAAAAATGGGTGCGGTGACGCAATCGGCTGAACGTGTGAAACAACTTTCGGATGAAACGAAAGAAGCAAGCTATATGGGCATTGAAAAACTAACCGTACTTCAAACGAAATCGACGGAGTCGCAAAATGAATTGCGTTCAGTAGAAACGGTCATTACGGATTTAGGTGCGAAAATGAAACAAATTGGCGCGATTATTCAAACGATTACCGACATTTCCGCACAAACGAATTTGTTAGCATTAAATGCTTCGATCGAAGCAGCAAGAGCAGGGGAACACGGAAAAGGGTTTGCGGTCGTTGCGGAAGAAGTGCGTAAACTCGCAGAACAATCCGCGCAAGCGACAGAACAAATTCGCCAAACGATTACGTCCATTCAACAACAAGCTACAATGGCGACCGAAGCGGTTGATCATACGAAACAAATGAACGATCAACAACAACAAGCTGTAACGGAAACAGCCGAATCGTTTATGCATATCGCAACGATGATGGAACAATTAACGTCAGCAATTGAGCATATTTTTACGCAAATTCATGACGTCAACGAAAATAAAGAACAAATTGTCGCTGCGCTTCAAAACTTAGCGGCCATTTCAGAACAATCGGCTGCATCGGCTGAAGAAGTATCCGCTTCCTCAGAAGAACAATTAAAAGCGTTAAGCACGGTGACAGAAGCGGCAGAACGGTTAAACGATATGAGCCGCTCATTGCAACAACTCATTCACCGTTTCCGCGTATAAAGCTAGGTATGATGCCTAGCTTTTTTACATGTTAATAATAATTTCTCCCTTTTTATATGCAGCTTTGGCATGTATGAATATGAACAAGAGATGACTAGAGAACAAATGGTGAAGCGAGCGGATGAAACAAAGCACGAAGGAAGGAATCGCGTCGTCGTTAGCGAATAGTATAGCAGGAGAGGAGGCGGATGAAATGAAAACAGCGATTGTTGCTGCGTCGAGCCAAGGGCTCGGTAAAGCGATTGCGACAAAACTCGTTTCCCAAGGCGTCCATGTTATGCTTGCGAGCCGCGATGAGCGAAAATTGCACGAAGTCGCTGAACAGTTAAATGCGCTCGGAAAAGGGAAGGCGGCATATACGGTGACAG from Anoxybacillus gonensis includes these protein-coding regions:
- a CDS encoding methyl-accepting chemotaxis protein, which encodes MFRSLTMKLTGLMVLLLVIALVASQTVNYVQMASVMKDDAKVRAESLVTELVDDIEHSFDSQEDALKQFSETKSFQAFTKTEDATLWNDINQQFSTFLNIHQKVQLAYIGTANGNMYTTPSVELPPDFDPTTRPWYKAAVASPEKVIWTESYVDAVTNDYIVTIAKAIVENGQVIGVIGLDVSLNTLAETVEQFKVGYNGYPVLFDQNKFAIVHPQYKGKDMSDHPVVKTMFAKENGTYEYEQDGEKRLLYFHTIPKLNWKVGAVYKEKDLLATLTTIGKTSWTVVVIATILASLLIYAVSRSIVRPIIQLNERVQQVATGDLTVHVEPKGNDEIAQLTSHFNDMVAHMRSLIGEVDRSVAELGSAADHLSAVSEETMATSEQVTTAVTDIAKGVSEQASNLDAMNDRMNDLSEKMGAVTQSAERVKQLSDETKEASYMGIEKLTVLQTKSTESQNELRSVETVITDLGAKMKQIGAIIQTITDISAQTNLLALNASIEAARAGEHGKGFAVVAEEVRKLAEQSAQATEQIRQTITSIQQQATMATEAVDHTKQMNDQQQQAVTETAESFMHIATMMEQLTSAIEHIFTQIHDVNENKEQIVAALQNLAAISEQSAASAEEVSASSEEQLKALSTVTEAAERLNDMSRSLQQLIHRFRV